Part of the Aureitalea marina genome, CTGTTGAAACCTGGAGGAACTTTGATCATTGCCGTGCCGAATTATCGGTCCTGGGATGCTGTTCATTATGGGCCTCATTGGGCCGCATATGATGTCCCCCGACACCTCTGGCATTTCTCCAAAAACAGTTTTGGTCTTCTCTTTCAAGACTCGCTCTCACTGGATGATAATTCACCCATGTATTTGGATCCATTTTATGTTGCGTTGTTATCCGAACGGTATCGTGGGAATAGAATGATATGGGTCAGAGCAGTGATTAGTGGATTACGCTCCATAATCTTTGGATGGAGAAAAGGCGAGCACTCTTCCCATATATATACTCTGACCAAGCCGAAGATGCAGAATAAGCCCCTCTAAGGCCGCGAACAACCCGTTTGGACTCCTAGGGTGTAACAAGGTAAATACGGGCTAAATGCCCTAGTAATTGAGCTCAAAATTAATCGAACATATCAATTACACTTAAAAAACCAATAAGTTTTGCTTATACCGTTGCGGGTCTGTGGATAAGCTTGGTCAATTGTATGCTGAGGTCGGTAAAGACCAATCGACTGTTCCCATTTCGTTCCAAATGGAAATAGGCTTTCTCTAGTGCATCGCGAATATCTTCAATATTGTTCTGATGAATAAAGGGAGCAAACTTATCCAGTTGGAAAGAAGTTTTGACGGCTCTATGGTAAACTAATTCTGAAGCGCCATAATTCTGTAGCAAGGCTTGTCGAAAGAGTTCAAGACAATAGAGTACGAATTTCTTTTGTGTTTCGCGCCCTTCGGTGGCCATTCCCTCACTCCACTGGATCAACTCGTTTATGACTTGCTTGTCCTTTTTCGCTCGGTAGGCCGATCGTACCCAGGTAACGAACCAGTCCTCAAAGAATTCGTCCTCACTATCGTGGGCTGCATAATGCATGGCTTTGCTGAGGTCCCCCTGAGCCTGCAGGCACAACCGCCTGGCCTGGGTCTCGTCCAACGAGAATCTTTTCTTTAATTCCTGGACCACGACGTGTTCAGACAGGGGAGGTATATTGAGGAATTGGCACCTGGACCGAATGGTGTTCAATATGCGTTCTGGGTTTTCGGCCATCATGATCAGTACCGTCTTCTCCGGTGGTTCCTCAACTAATTTCAAGATAGTGTTGGCACACTCCTGGTTCATGAATTCAGCCATCCAGATCAACATGATCTTAAATCCGCCTTCATATGATTTCAAGGACAACTTCCTGGAAATGGAAAGCGCCTCTTTCTTGATAATATTTCCTTGCTTATTCTCAATCCCCAATGATCTCAGCCAATCGAAGAGGGATCCGTAGGGTTGGTTCTCCACAAATGCTCGCCATTCTTCTGCAAAGTCGTCAGAGACCGCATCCTTTTTGATCTTATCATTGCTATTGACCGGATACACAAAGTGTAGATCGGGATGTGCAAAGTGGCGGATCTTACTTAAGCATTGTTCTTGTTCTGGGCTGCCTTCAGGGTAGCGGGCACAAAGGAGTTCAGAGGCATAAGCCAAAGCAACAGGGAGGAGACCACTCCCGGTTTTACCGCTTAACAATTGAGCATGGGCAATACGACCGTTGACGATGGTTTGCCTCAGGTGATTCACGATATTTTCCTGCCCGATTACCTCACTAAAACGCATAGGCAAAACTAATCAAATTAAGAAGAGCCTCCCAAGCCTAGCCATACCCAAATCAGTTATCTTTGTATTTCCTAAAATTGGAGCTCATGCAGACAATCGATCAATTTGATTTCAATCATAAAAAAGCACTTATTCGAGTAGATTTCAACGTTCCATTAAACGAACAGTTAGAAGTTACCGACACTACCCGTATCGAAGCAGCTAAACCTACCATCATCAAAGTCCTTGAGGATGGGGGCAGTTGTGTGCTCATGTCCCACTTGGGGCGCCCGAAAGGGAAAGAAGACAAGTTCTCTTTAAGCCATATTGTATCTACTGCCAGTGAGATCCTTGGTGTGAATGTAAAATTTGTAGCCGATTGTATCGGGCCGGAAGTGCAGGATGCTGTTGCTTCCTTAGAAGACGGTGAGATCTTGTTGCTGGAGAACCTTAGATTTTATGGAGAGGAGAAAGCCGGAGATACGAACTTCGCACAGCAATTGTCCAATTGGGGGATATATATATAAACGATGCTTTTGG contains:
- a CDS encoding ATP-binding protein, which codes for MRFSEVIGQENIVNHLRQTIVNGRIAHAQLLSGKTGSGLLPVALAYASELLCARYPEGSPEQEQCLSKIRHFAHPDLHFVYPVNSNDKIKKDAVSDDFAEEWRAFVENQPYGSLFDWLRSLGIENKQGNIIKKEALSISRKLSLKSYEGGFKIMLIWMAEFMNQECANTILKLVEEPPEKTVLIMMAENPERILNTIRSRCQFLNIPPLSEHVVVQELKKRFSLDETQARRLCLQAQGDLSKAMHYAAHDSEDEFFEDWFVTWVRSAYRAKKDKQVINELIQWSEGMATEGRETQKKFVLYCLELFRQALLQNYGASELVYHRAVKTSFQLDKFAPFIHQNNIEDIRDALEKAYFHLERNGNSRLVFTDLSIQLTKLIHRPATV